In Dama dama isolate Ldn47 chromosome X, ASM3311817v1, whole genome shotgun sequence, one genomic interval encodes:
- the GPR50 gene encoding melatonin-related receptor, whose translation MGRTLAVPTPYGCIGCKLPQPDYPPALIVFMFCAMVITIVVDLIGNSMVILAVSKNKKLRNSGNVFVVSLSVADMLVAVYPYPLMLHAMAIGGWDLSKLQCQMVGFITGLSVVGSIFNIMAIAINRYCYICHSLQYERIFSVRNTCIYLAVTWIMTVLAVLPNMYIGTIEYDPRTYTCIFNYVNNPAFAVTIVCIHFVLPLLIVGFCYVKIWTKVLAARDPAGQNPDNQLAEVRNFLTMFVIFLLFAVCWCPINALTVLVAVSPKEMAGKIPNWVYLAAYFIAYFNSCLNAVIYGVLNENFRREYWTIFHAMRHPVLFLSGLLTDVREMQEAQAHARARTRARTQAREQDRARACPAVEEIPMSVRNVPLPGHGAAGQPEHVSGHPKPASGHSRSASAHRKSASAHPKSASGQSKSATVYPKPASVHFKPSSVYFKADSVYFKPSSSHPQPVTGPSKTAIGPATSFPKPTTGHTQHATIHSEPTTPDYLEPIATSHPKPVIASHSELSGSCHLECDIFDLSDPTSSPTSDSSDSAASLLDPTAATVATADPTVVTTDYHEVVVIDADADSDEMAV comes from the exons ATGGGACGCACCCTGGCGGTCCCTACCCCATATGGCTGTATCGGCTGCAAACTCCCACAACCGGACTACCCACCGGCTCTAATCGTCTTTATGTTCTGTGCAATGGTCATCACCATCGTCGTAGACCTGATCGGCAACTCCATGGTCATTTTGGCTGTGTCGAAGAACAAGAAGCTCCGAAATTCTG GCAACGTCTTCGTGGTTAGCCTTTCTGTGGCTGATATGCTGGTGGCCGTCTACCCCTATCCTCTGATGCTACATGCCATGGCCATCGGCGGCTGGGATCTCAGCAAGTTACAGTGCCAGATGGTGGGGTTCATCACAGGCCTGAGCGTGGTCGGTTCTATCTTCAACATCATGGCCATTGCCATCAACCGTTACTGCTACATCTGCCACAGCCTCCAGTATGAGCGCATCTTTAGTGTGCGCAATACCTGCATTTATCTGGCTGTCACCTGGATCATGACCGTCCTGGCTGTCCTACCCAACATGTACATTGGCACCATCGAGTATGATCCTCGCACCTACACCTGCATCTTTAACTATGTGAACAACCCCGCCTTTGCTGTGACCATCGTCTGCATCCACTTTGTCCTTCCTCTGCTCATAGTGGGTTTCTGCTACGTGAAGATCTGGACCAAAGTGCTGGCGGCCCGTGACCCGGCTGGACAGAACCCGGACAACCAGCTTGCTGAGGTTCGAAATTTTCTAACCATGTTTGTGATCTTCCTCCTCTTTGCAGTGTGCTGGTGCCCTATCAACGCACTCACTGTTCTCGTGGCTGTCAGTCCGAAGGAGATGGCAGGCAAGATCCCCAATTGGGTTTATCTTGCAGCCTACTTTATAGCCTACTTCAACAGCTGCCTCAACGCGGTGATCTATGGTGTCCTCAATGAGAATTTCCGAAGAGAATACTGGACCATCTTCCACGCAATGCGGCATCCTGTCCTGTTCCTCTCTGGCCTCCTCACTGACGTCCGTGAGATGCAGGAGGCCCAAGCCCACGCCCGTGCCCGCACCCGTGCCCGCACACAAGCCCGTGAACAAGACCGTGCCCGTGCCTGTCCTGCTGTAGAGGAAATACCGATGAGCGTCCGGAATGTTCCCCTACCTGGTCATGGTGCAGCTGGCCAACCTGAGCATGTCTCTGGCCACCCCAAGCCAGCCTCTGGCCATTCCAGGTCTGCCTCTGCCCACCGCAAATCTGCCTCTGCTCACCCTAAGTCTGCCTCAGGCCAGTCCAAGTCTGCCACTGTCTATCCCAAACCCGCCTCTGTCCATTTCAAGCCTTCCTCTGTCTATTTCAAGGCCGATTCTGTCTATTTCAAGCCTTCTTCCAGCCACCCCCAGCCTGTCACCGGTCCCTCCAAGACTGCCATCGGCCCTGCCACCAGCTTCCCTAAACCCACCACTGGCCACACCCAGCATGCTACCATTCACTCTGAGCCCACCACTCCTGACTATCTTGAGCCCATTGCCACCAGCCACCCTAAGCCTGTCATCGCCAGCCATTCTGAGCTTTCAGGCTCCTGCCACCTAGAGTGTGACATCTTTGACCTCTCTGACCCTACCTCCAGCCCCACCAGTGACTCCTCCGACTCTGCTGCCAGCTTGCTGGACCCTACCGCTGCTACTGTTGCCACTGCTGACCCCACTGTGGTCACCACTGATTACCATGAGGTTGTGGTTATTGATGCTGATGCTGATTCTGATGAAATGGCTGTGTAA